The following proteins are encoded in a genomic region of Cataglyphis hispanica isolate Lineage 1 chromosome 1, ULB_Chis1_1.0, whole genome shotgun sequence:
- the LOC126858876 gene encoding 5E5 antigen-like: protein MRRPGTLPVANNASGHRGGTGGGKGGGNGTGGGGRGVVDDGTSSLSAAPIDGVTSSGARSHYSSHSLRRTPHSQPQLSAREPDDRMRTLESELQNGIPAGRHQSSPPPPLPSRHQANCGQSSYPTLPVNGHAAHHYHHHAREREKDRSSARERNRERDKGSPPSPPPPPLSLHRSDKHREAQLEMELRDSLDMGVIGTYRA, encoded by the coding sequence ATGCGCCGCCCGGGAACGCTGCCCGTCGCGAACAATGCTTCCGGTCACCGCGGAGGAACTGGAGGAGGAAAAGGAGGAGGTAATGGAACGGGAGGAGGCGGTAGGGGCGTCGTGGATGACGGCACGTCGTCGCTGAGCGCCGCACCAATCGACGGAGTCACGTCCAGCGGAGCGAGATCCCATTACTCCAGTCACTCCCTGCGTCGAACGCCACATTCGCAGCCGCAGCTCTCGGCCAGAGAACCGGACGACCGGATGCGAACTCTAGAATCTGAACTTCAGAATGGAATTCCGGCTGGTCGTCATCAGTCgtcgccaccgccgccgctgccCTCCAGGCATCAGGCAAACTGTGGCCAGTCTTCGTATCCCACTCTGCCGGTCAACGGACACGCTgctcatcattatcatcatcacgCGAGGGAGCGCGAAAAAGACAGATCGTCCGCTCGCGAGAGAAATCGTGAGCGGGACAAAGGTTCACCGCCgtcgccaccgccaccgccccTATCATTGCACCGATCTGATAAGCATCGAGAGGCCCAACTGGAGATGGAGCTGCGCGATAGCCTTGACATGGGTGTTATCGGAACATATCGAGCGTAG